One Lysobacter enzymogenes DNA segment encodes these proteins:
- a CDS encoding Rieske (2Fe-2S) protein: MIELERLADGGFAEVEATIDGDAESLLLYRDGDAVRAWLNICPHAGRRLDWAPGQFLKSKDGLLVCAAHGASFELGGGECVAGPCRGEALRAVAVDVRDGGVWLA; the protein is encoded by the coding sequence TTGATCGAGCTGGAGCGCCTGGCCGACGGCGGTTTCGCCGAGGTCGAAGCGACGATCGACGGCGATGCCGAATCGTTGCTGCTCTACCGCGACGGCGACGCCGTGCGCGCCTGGCTCAACATCTGCCCGCACGCCGGACGCAGACTGGATTGGGCCCCCGGGCAATTTCTCAAGAGCAAGGACGGGCTGCTGGTGTGCGCGGCGCACGGCGCCAGCTTCGAGCTGGGCGGCGGCGAGTGCGTGGCCGGGCCGTGCCGCGGCGAAGCGCTGCGCGCGGTGGCGGTCGATGTGCGCGACGGCGGAGTCTGGCTGGCGTAA
- a CDS encoding SLC13 family permease: MDTSLALTTDMMLVLGLVVFTMAMFLFERVRADVVALVVLVLLGLSGLVEPDELFNGFSGNAVISIIATMILGAGLDRTGALNRLAGWLLRRAHGVEQRLLLLTTAVAGLNSSFMQNPSVMALYMPVAARLSSRTGLSLPRLLLPIAAAIVMGGALTMVGNSPLILLNDLLLNANSNLPSGAATIEPLKMFAPLPIGIALLAASLAYFHFFGDKLLKDDSDKGATPARTQSYFAKAYGIDGDVYELTVTADSPLVGMSLGEAETLRGAPLLLALKSDNDSRLAPPADTRIWVGSVLGAMGPKQQVADFAQNHFLRLSSRLRNFADLFNPSRAGISEAVVPATSAYIGKTAGDLHLRKQSGLSLLAINRDKTVLRDNVRAVPMRAGDMLVFHSIWTDLASAAASKDLVVVTDYPKGEQRPHKLKIALAIFAVAMLLALSSRLPVSIALMTGVVGMLITGVLNIDEAYSAINWKTVFLMACLIPLGWAMDSSGAAAWIAGHSIERLPHGTPVWVLEILVGLLTTAFSLVISHVGATIVVVPLAVNLALAAGGNPTAFALIVALSASNNFMTASNPVISMITGPAGYSGKELWKIGGPLSLIYTVVTVLMINVLFWGK, translated from the coding sequence ATGGACACCTCCCTCGCGCTCACCACCGACATGATGCTGGTGCTCGGGCTGGTGGTGTTCACGATGGCGATGTTCCTGTTCGAGCGCGTGCGCGCCGACGTGGTCGCCCTGGTCGTGCTGGTGCTGCTGGGCCTGTCGGGCCTGGTCGAGCCGGACGAGCTGTTCAACGGCTTCTCCGGCAACGCGGTCATCAGCATCATCGCCACCATGATCCTCGGCGCCGGCCTGGACCGCACCGGCGCGCTCAACCGCCTCGCCGGCTGGCTGCTGCGGCGCGCGCACGGGGTCGAGCAACGCCTGCTGCTGCTGACCACGGCGGTGGCCGGGCTCAATTCCTCATTCATGCAGAACCCCTCGGTGATGGCGCTGTACATGCCGGTCGCCGCGCGCCTGTCCTCGCGCACCGGCCTGTCGCTGCCGCGGCTGCTGCTGCCGATCGCCGCGGCCATCGTCATGGGCGGCGCGCTGACCATGGTCGGCAACTCGCCGCTGATCCTGCTCAACGACTTGCTGCTCAACGCCAACAGCAACCTGCCCTCGGGCGCGGCGACCATCGAGCCGCTGAAGATGTTCGCGCCGCTGCCGATCGGCATCGCGCTGCTGGCGGCCTCGCTGGCGTACTTCCATTTCTTCGGCGACAAGCTGCTCAAGGACGACAGCGACAAGGGCGCGACGCCGGCGCGCACGCAGAGCTATTTCGCCAAGGCCTACGGCATCGACGGCGACGTCTACGAACTCACCGTGACCGCCGACAGCCCGCTGGTCGGCATGTCGCTCGGCGAGGCCGAGACCCTGCGCGGCGCACCGCTGCTGCTGGCGCTGAAGAGCGACAACGACTCGCGCCTGGCGCCGCCGGCCGACACCCGCATCTGGGTCGGCAGCGTGCTCGGCGCGATGGGGCCCAAGCAGCAGGTCGCCGACTTCGCCCAGAACCATTTCCTGCGTTTGTCCTCGCGCCTGCGCAACTTCGCCGACTTGTTCAATCCCAGCCGCGCCGGCATCTCCGAGGCGGTGGTGCCGGCGACCTCTGCGTACATCGGCAAGACCGCGGGGGACTTGCACCTGCGCAAGCAGTCCGGCCTGAGCCTGCTGGCGATCAACCGCGACAAGACCGTGCTGCGCGACAACGTCCGCGCCGTGCCGATGCGCGCCGGCGACATGCTGGTGTTCCACAGCATCTGGACCGACCTGGCCAGCGCCGCGGCGAGCAAGGACCTGGTCGTGGTCACCGACTACCCCAAGGGCGAGCAGCGCCCGCACAAGCTCAAGATCGCGCTGGCGATCTTCGCCGTGGCGATGCTGCTGGCGCTGTCCTCGCGCCTGCCGGTGTCGATCGCGCTGATGACCGGCGTGGTCGGCATGCTGATCACCGGCGTGCTCAACATCGACGAGGCTTACTCGGCGATCAACTGGAAGACCGTGTTCCTGATGGCCTGCCTGATTCCGCTGGGCTGGGCGATGGATTCCAGCGGCGCGGCGGCGTGGATCGCCGGCCACAGCATCGAGCGGCTGCCCCACGGGACGCCGGTGTGGGTGCTGGAGATATTGGTCGGACTGCTGACGACCGCGTTTTCCCTGGTCATCAGCCACGTCGGCGCGACCATCGTGGTGGTGCCGCTCGCGGTCAACCTCGCGCTCGCGGCCGGCGGCAACCCGACCGCGTTCGCGCTGATCGTCGCGCTGTCGGCGTCGAACAACTTCATGACCGCGTCGAACCCGGTGATCTCGATGATCACCGGGCCGGCCGGCTACAGCGGCAAGGAACTGTGGAAGATCGGCGGGCCGCTGTCGTTGATCTATACCGTGGTGACGGTGTTGATGATCAACGTGCTGTTCTGGGGCAAATAA